One Chryseobacterium sp. StRB126 genomic region harbors:
- the tpx gene encoding thiol peroxidase: MNTVLLKGTPVRTYSKLPDVNKPAPKFTLTDVNMNDQSLDAYKGRYVILNIFPSVDTGVCSASVHHFNEEAGNLPNTVVLCISKDLPFAQKRFCGAEGINNVVMLSDFRSDFGWNYGVEMVESSMKGLLSRAVVVIDPSGTIIYEEQVPDISQEPNYAAAIQAVKQ, translated from the coding sequence ATCAATACTGTTTTATTAAAAGGAACACCTGTTCGTACTTATTCCAAATTACCGGATGTCAACAAACCGGCTCCTAAATTTACCCTTACAGACGTTAATATGAATGACCAGAGCCTGGATGCTTACAAAGGGAGATATGTGATCCTGAATATCTTTCCAAGTGTAGATACGGGAGTTTGCTCAGCATCTGTTCATCACTTCAATGAAGAGGCAGGAAATCTTCCTAATACGGTAGTTCTTTGCATTTCTAAGGACTTACCTTTCGCTCAAAAAAGGTTCTGTGGAGCTGAAGGAATTAACAATGTTGTAATGCTTTCGGATTTCCGTTCAGATTTTGGATGGAACTACGGGGTGGAAATGGTAGAATCTTCTATGAAAGGACTTCTCAGTAGAGCGGTTGTAGTAATTGATCCTTCGGGAACTATTATTTACGAAGAACAAGTTCCGGATATTTCTCAAGAGCCTAATTATGCAGCAGCTATTCAGGCTGTGAAACAATAA
- a CDS encoding MBL fold metallo-hydrolase, which translates to MEIQKLNWAGIKLLSNGKTILIDAAEDFAYYKPVLGDAVEQVINFSDHVQADYILFTHLHLDHFDKGAIKKCLKNDGKLVVYSELEPLVREHMDGVEMVVLDLDETFSENGITFKPVFAMDGVGETQSSWIVEDATTKIFHGGDTIWHNQFWKLGKENKDIDYAFLPVNGVVVNFEIIGLEYSPVPASLNLKEAFAAAHLLHAKKLVPIHYGLFTHEKSYIPQLFDENDLKRVSEELGQEYMILEDGKMVLEA; encoded by the coding sequence ATGGAAATACAAAAATTAAACTGGGCAGGAATAAAACTGCTTTCTAATGGCAAAACCATTTTAATAGATGCAGCAGAAGATTTCGCTTATTACAAACCCGTTCTTGGGGATGCTGTAGAGCAGGTGATAAACTTCTCAGATCATGTGCAGGCAGATTATATTCTGTTTACTCATTTGCATTTAGATCATTTTGACAAAGGCGCTATCAAAAAATGTCTGAAAAATGATGGAAAATTGGTAGTGTATTCAGAACTTGAACCATTGGTGAGAGAGCATATGGATGGTGTTGAAATGGTAGTCCTGGATCTGGATGAAACCTTCTCTGAAAATGGGATCACCTTCAAGCCAGTATTTGCAATGGATGGAGTGGGAGAGACTCAGTCTTCATGGATTGTGGAAGATGCAACTACTAAAATCTTTCATGGCGGAGATACCATCTGGCATAACCAATTCTGGAAGTTGGGGAAAGAAAATAAAGACATCGATTATGCTTTTTTACCCGTAAACGGAGTCGTTGTTAATTTTGAGATTATTGGGTTGGAATACAGTCCGGTTCCGGCTTCTCTTAATTTGAAGGAAGCCTTTGCTGCTGCCCATCTTTTACATGCTAAAAAATTGGTTCCGATACATTACGGGCTGTTTACTCATGAGAAAAGCTATATTCCTCAATTGTTTGATGAAAATGATTTGAAAAGAGTTTCTGAGGAATTAGGGCAGGAATATATGATTCTTGAGGATGGGAAAATGGTTTTGGAAGCTTAG
- a CDS encoding NADP-dependent glyceraldehyde-3-phosphate dehydrogenase, producing MSSANNASFQDIFKSENEIPEEYKVPEIYQKVYLLNGELVEWKGETQNIYSPVCIPTENGLERKLLGSIPNIGPEEAMEVLEACVKAYDNGLGEWPTMSVEGRIKCMQKFVYLMIQQRDLIIKLLMWEIGKTLADSTKEFDRTVDYINQTIDALKDLDRESSRFQQAEGTIAQIRRAPLGVVLSMGPFNYPLNEIFTTLIPALIMGNTILFKLPKHGVLAHYPLLNAFKEAFPKGTVNTLYGKGSEIITPIMESGKVNVLAFIGSSKVANGLKKLHPKVNRLRAILSLDAKNAAIVTKNANLDVAVSECILGALSFNGQRCTALKLIFVQKEIAAEFTAKLSEAVSALKAGLPWEKEVKVTPLPEVNKPPYLKECIDDAIAKGAAVLNKNGGYTEGSFVFPAVVYPVNSDMKLYHEEQFGPVIPVVPFEDIEEPIDYQVNASHGMQVSIFSEDPQEVAKLIDPFVNLVSRVNINCQAQRGPDVFPFTGRKDSAEGTLSVFDALRSFSIRSLVAAKLTDSNKELLNTIVRDHDSNFLSTDYIF from the coding sequence ATGAGTTCAGCAAACAATGCATCGTTTCAAGATATTTTTAAAAGTGAAAACGAAATCCCCGAAGAATATAAAGTACCGGAAATTTATCAGAAAGTTTATCTTCTGAATGGTGAATTGGTAGAATGGAAAGGAGAAACGCAGAATATTTATTCCCCGGTCTGTATTCCTACAGAAAACGGATTAGAGAGAAAGTTGTTGGGGAGCATCCCCAATATCGGTCCGGAGGAAGCTATGGAGGTTCTTGAAGCTTGCGTGAAAGCTTATGATAACGGTCTTGGGGAATGGCCTACAATGTCTGTAGAAGGAAGAATCAAATGCATGCAGAAATTTGTCTATTTGATGATCCAACAGCGTGATCTGATTATAAAGTTGCTGATGTGGGAAATCGGGAAAACATTGGCAGATTCTACCAAAGAATTTGACCGTACAGTAGATTATATCAATCAGACTATTGATGCTTTAAAAGACCTGGACAGAGAATCTTCTCGTTTCCAGCAGGCAGAAGGTACCATTGCACAGATCAGAAGAGCACCGCTGGGTGTGGTTTTAAGTATGGGGCCTTTCAATTATCCTTTGAATGAGATCTTTACAACGCTGATTCCTGCATTAATTATGGGGAATACTATTTTGTTTAAACTTCCTAAACATGGTGTGTTGGCTCATTATCCTCTACTGAATGCCTTTAAAGAAGCTTTTCCAAAAGGAACGGTGAACACGTTATATGGAAAAGGTTCTGAAATTATTACTCCCATCATGGAAAGTGGTAAAGTCAATGTTTTGGCTTTTATTGGTTCCAGTAAAGTAGCTAATGGATTGAAGAAATTACATCCAAAAGTGAACCGTCTGAGAGCAATTCTGAGCCTCGATGCTAAAAATGCGGCTATTGTTACTAAAAATGCCAATCTTGATGTAGCAGTAAGTGAATGTATTTTAGGGGCACTTTCATTCAATGGACAGCGTTGTACAGCATTAAAACTGATTTTTGTACAAAAAGAAATCGCTGCGGAATTTACGGCAAAGTTAAGCGAAGCTGTTTCCGCTCTGAAAGCCGGTTTACCGTGGGAAAAAGAGGTGAAAGTAACTCCTCTTCCTGAAGTTAATAAACCCCCATACCTGAAAGAATGTATTGATGATGCAATAGCAAAAGGAGCAGCTGTTTTAAATAAAAACGGTGGCTATACAGAAGGGTCCTTTGTTTTTCCGGCAGTTGTTTATCCTGTAAATAGCGATATGAAATTGTATCATGAAGAACAGTTTGGGCCTGTAATTCCAGTAGTTCCGTTTGAAGATATTGAAGAACCTATTGATTATCAGGTGAATGCCTCCCATGGAATGCAGGTGAGTATTTTCAGTGAAGATCCACAGGAAGTGGCAAAACTAATTGATCCTTTTGTAAATCTGGTAAGTCGTGTCAATATCAACTGTCAGGCACAGCGTGGTCCGGATGTATTTCCGTTTACCGGAAGAAAAGATAGTGCGGAAGGTACGCTTTCTGTTTTTGATGCGTTGCGTTCATTCTCCATCAGATCTCTGGTAGCTGCTAAACTTACAGATTCCAATAAAGAATTATTGAATACTATTGTTAGAGATCATGATTCCAACTTTTTAAGCACAGACTATATTTTTTAA
- a CDS encoding GNAT family N-acetyltransferase, translating to MVSPYQDELQLFIDEKKAGYMSIEVDGRLLIVYYTKLDEEREGKGYAKLLLDELVRYAEEKDLLVDPECDFVRQQFENHPVRYKDIWHA from the coding sequence ATGGTATCTCCATATCAGGATGAACTGCAGTTGTTTATTGATGAGAAAAAAGCTGGGTATATGTCCATAGAAGTTGACGGAAGACTTCTTATTGTATATTATACTAAGCTTGATGAAGAACGCGAGGGTAAAGGCTATGCCAAGTTACTGCTGGATGAGTTGGTTCGCTATGCAGAAGAAAAAGATTTGCTTGTAGACCCGGAATGTGATTTTGTACGTCAGCAATTTGAAAATCATCCTGTAAGATATAAAGATATTTGGCATGCTTAA
- a CDS encoding S41 family peptidase, translating into MKKYSVIFTLAMLSSCASTKRHNEQRASCIPPEQLKEDVDFAYSKLQQMHPQLYWYIPKQELEHKFDSLKQTINEPLTPLQFYFKLQPVIAGIREGHLSLRVPRKKFTKKEIKNLEQKKGLFGRFGYYISGDQMYITENKDSIENIQPGTEILSIDNVPVSEYIKKYRNLISSDGYNTTFQPYFLKDLFFNYYTAENGLADRATMETLYKGEKHTYTLSRESKSDTDLKKDKEMNKRTQEKKLNDYVSASNSYNRSFKFLDKDSTIAYIKVKSFSREYSDEFYKKTFAKIKNSKAGYLIIDVRNNYGGSLYEINNLYSYLTDKPFTLIKPSQVTSRDIPLRTNYFRKSTPLDYAIKSISYPSYFFAQAFSTYKKDGKVFYKMKADKPTKPNKGAFHGKIFVLINGGSFSASSIITAKLKNDKRATLVGEETGGANDGTVAGFYSYQKLPNSEIRFPIGLLLVQPNIDFSDTKKGVIPDVEIKESMQDIIDKKDPQLDWIRNEIGKEKTGKN; encoded by the coding sequence TTGAAAAAATACTCGGTAATATTTACTCTGGCCATGCTTTCCTCATGTGCATCTACTAAGAGGCACAATGAACAGCGGGCTTCATGTATTCCCCCGGAACAGCTTAAAGAAGATGTGGATTTTGCCTACTCAAAACTTCAGCAGATGCATCCACAACTGTATTGGTATATTCCCAAGCAGGAATTGGAACATAAGTTCGACAGTCTTAAGCAAACTATTAATGAGCCGCTTACCCCACTTCAGTTTTATTTTAAACTTCAACCTGTGATTGCAGGGATACGGGAAGGACATCTTTCATTAAGAGTTCCCAGAAAAAAATTCACCAAAAAGGAAATTAAAAACTTAGAACAAAAAAAAGGACTGTTCGGCAGATTCGGATATTATATTTCTGGTGACCAGATGTATATTACAGAAAACAAAGATTCTATTGAAAATATTCAACCGGGAACTGAAATTCTGTCTATAGACAATGTTCCGGTTTCAGAATATATCAAAAAATACAGAAACCTTATCAGCAGTGATGGGTATAATACCACTTTCCAGCCTTATTTTTTAAAGGATTTATTCTTTAATTATTATACTGCAGAAAACGGACTTGCCGACAGAGCAACAATGGAAACTCTTTATAAAGGTGAAAAACATACTTATACTTTAAGCAGAGAATCAAAATCTGATACAGATCTTAAAAAGGATAAGGAAATGAATAAACGGACTCAGGAAAAAAAGCTGAATGATTATGTTTCAGCCAGCAATTCTTATAACCGGAGCTTTAAATTTCTGGATAAAGACAGCACCATTGCTTATATAAAAGTGAAAAGCTTTTCCCGAGAATATTCTGATGAGTTTTATAAAAAAACATTTGCGAAGATTAAAAACTCAAAAGCAGGTTACCTCATCATAGATGTCCGTAATAATTATGGTGGTTCACTTTATGAGATCAATAATCTGTATTCTTATCTTACGGATAAGCCTTTTACCTTAATAAAACCTTCTCAGGTTACCTCAAGGGATATCCCGTTAAGGACCAATTATTTTAGAAAAAGTACTCCGCTAGACTATGCTATTAAAAGCATCTCCTATCCAAGTTACTTTTTTGCCCAGGCTTTCAGTACTTATAAAAAAGATGGAAAGGTTTTCTACAAAATGAAAGCTGACAAACCTACAAAACCCAATAAAGGAGCTTTTCACGGTAAAATTTTTGTTCTGATTAACGGGGGAAGCTTTTCTGCCTCTTCTATTATTACGGCAAAGCTTAAAAATGATAAAAGAGCCACTCTTGTGGGTGAAGAAACCGGAGGCGCCAATGACGGAACCGTTGCCGGCTTTTATTCTTATCAGAAACTTCCGAATTCTGAGATCAGATTTCCAATCGGTCTACTTCTGGTACAGCCAAATATTGATTTTTCAGATACTAAAAAAGGAGTTATTCCTGATGTAGAAATCAAAGAAAGTATGCAGGATATTATTGATAAAAAAGATCCCCAGCTAGATTGGATCAGGAATGAAATTGGAAAGGAAAAAACAGGTAAGAATTAA
- a CDS encoding MBL fold metallo-hydrolase, which yields MNRRELLKSGLLAGTLSFMPFSNVFAETKLFSEKTEDDLSGFKKIKLGELELFILTDGYIHEENLISFAPRGNVAELKTILKDNFRADHYIDMAINILLVKTKEKLILMDTGMGIFADERTGFLLKSLQKAGFSAHDITDIFLSHAHPDHIGGVVDKQNKLVFPNASIFISKIEHDFWINASIKDFNNSALKAHPERLNQIIPALQNILKAIQPKLKFYDLNKTLYSHFNFQLAPGHTPGLTVTTISSGNEKLMYVADLIHSDVILFPHPDWGFSGDTDLDIATASRKKFLKQLADTKARAFTSHLPWPGLGFTKVKAPGFEWIPESFMN from the coding sequence ATGAATAGAAGAGAATTATTGAAAAGCGGGTTATTGGCAGGAACATTAAGTTTCATGCCTTTTTCCAATGTATTTGCAGAAACAAAGCTTTTTTCGGAAAAAACAGAAGATGATCTTTCCGGTTTTAAAAAGATTAAACTGGGAGAATTAGAATTGTTTATTCTGACAGACGGATATATTCATGAAGAAAACCTGATTTCATTTGCCCCAAGAGGAAATGTTGCTGAGTTGAAAACAATCCTTAAAGATAACTTCCGGGCTGATCACTACATCGATATGGCTATTAATATTCTGCTTGTGAAAACAAAAGAAAAACTGATTCTAATGGATACCGGGATGGGAATATTTGCGGATGAAAGAACCGGTTTTTTGTTAAAAAGCCTTCAGAAAGCCGGATTTTCAGCACATGATATTACTGATATATTTCTCTCTCATGCCCATCCGGATCATATCGGTGGAGTAGTAGATAAGCAGAATAAACTTGTTTTTCCCAATGCTTCCATTTTTATTTCAAAAATAGAACATGATTTTTGGATAAATGCTTCCATTAAAGATTTTAATAACAGTGCTTTGAAAGCTCATCCCGAAAGGCTTAACCAGATTATTCCGGCCCTTCAGAATATATTGAAAGCCATTCAGCCAAAGTTGAAGTTTTATGATTTGAATAAGACACTGTATAGTCATTTCAATTTTCAATTAGCCCCAGGACATACTCCTGGTTTAACTGTTACTACAATATCATCGGGGAATGAAAAACTGATGTATGTTGCTGATCTTATTCACTCAGATGTTATTCTTTTCCCTCATCCTGATTGGGGATTTTCAGGAGATACAGATCTGGATATTGCTACCGCTTCAAGAAAGAAATTTCTTAAACAGTTGGCAGATACAAAAGCCAGGGCATTTACTTCTCATTTGCCATGGCCAGGACTGGGCTTTACAAAGGTAAAGGCTCCGGGATTTGAATGGATTCCTGAGAGTTTTATGAATTAA
- a CDS encoding Crp/Fnr family transcriptional regulator translates to MARINKKLFSHLNVEDDDPVWKKFAEFEFAKKNIFSDNKAYLVEDGLVRKYYINSTSDINTEVCAEFYFPGDIFTVGNKDSEGVYESISSGVAWEITLDEVKEMFVVNPECRFVQNYYLSRKLNAAMKREMLLLKNTPQDLYEYLLANQPHYIQNIPLKYLASYIGITPISLSRIRKRIT, encoded by the coding sequence TTGGCACGTATTAATAAAAAACTGTTTTCACACCTCAATGTAGAGGATGATGATCCTGTTTGGAAAAAATTTGCTGAGTTTGAGTTTGCAAAGAAAAACATATTCTCGGATAATAAAGCCTATCTTGTTGAAGATGGGCTTGTCCGTAAATATTATATCAACAGTACTTCAGATATCAATACTGAAGTCTGTGCAGAATTCTACTTTCCAGGTGATATTTTTACCGTTGGAAATAAAGATTCTGAAGGGGTTTATGAATCAATCAGTAGCGGCGTGGCCTGGGAAATTACTTTAGATGAAGTAAAGGAAATGTTCGTCGTAAATCCCGAGTGCCGTTTTGTACAAAATTATTACCTGAGCAGAAAGCTGAATGCTGCCATGAAGCGCGAAATGCTTTTGCTTAAAAATACACCTCAGGATCTTTACGAATATCTATTAGCCAATCAGCCCCATTACATTCAGAATATTCCTTTGAAATATCTGGCATCCTATATCGGGATTACTCCTATTTCCTTAAGCAGGATCAGAAAGAGGATTACGTAG
- a CDS encoding MBL fold metallo-hydrolase, translating into MMYWILTVAILLAATYFIMINGAAFGAVPKGKRLDRIRQSKLYRDKQFQNISHTPSLAEGHKMTKVIYDFFLGKKHPLLKPLKKIPSIHTDLKSLDKNTDVFIWLGHSSYYVQTDGVSFLIDPVLSLYGSPFKYFNKAFKGSDIFKPEDIPNLDYLVITHDHFDHLDYPTVRSIKDRTKMAIVPLGAGAHLERWGYVEEQLIEEEWGAEVELKNNIKLAFTPARHFSGRRLKQNDTLWTSYVLETPTKKIFLGGDSGYDSHFKMIGEKYGPFDFAILENGQYGEAWRYIHTLPEDTIQAAIDIDARHIIPVHAAKFALALHPWNEPLQKITSLGKEKSLDILTPKIGEVVDLNRKDQHFTVWWES; encoded by the coding sequence ATGATGTATTGGATTCTTACGGTTGCGATTTTATTGGCAGCAACCTATTTTATAATGATAAATGGAGCCGCATTCGGAGCCGTACCCAAAGGAAAACGATTGGATCGTATCCGGCAGTCAAAACTTTATAGAGACAAACAATTTCAGAATATCAGCCATACACCATCTCTTGCTGAAGGACACAAGATGACCAAGGTTATTTATGATTTCTTTTTAGGTAAAAAACATCCGCTGTTAAAACCTTTAAAGAAAATCCCTTCTATTCATACGGATTTGAAAAGTCTGGATAAAAATACGGATGTTTTTATCTGGTTGGGACACTCATCTTATTATGTACAGACAGATGGCGTTTCATTTTTAATTGATCCTGTATTAAGCCTATATGGCTCGCCTTTTAAATACTTTAACAAAGCTTTCAAAGGATCTGATATCTTTAAACCTGAAGATATTCCGAACCTCGATTATCTTGTGATTACCCATGATCATTTTGACCATCTGGATTATCCTACGGTTAGATCAATTAAAGATCGTACAAAGATGGCTATTGTTCCATTAGGAGCAGGAGCACATCTGGAACGATGGGGATATGTGGAGGAACAACTCATTGAAGAAGAATGGGGAGCGGAAGTTGAATTGAAAAATAATATAAAGTTAGCCTTTACACCAGCCAGACATTTTTCCGGCAGAAGACTAAAACAGAACGATACGCTTTGGACTTCCTATGTACTGGAAACTCCTACAAAGAAAATTTTTCTTGGTGGTGACAGCGGGTATGATTCTCACTTTAAAATGATAGGGGAGAAATACGGTCCTTTTGATTTTGCAATCCTTGAAAATGGACAATATGGTGAAGCGTGGAGATATATCCATACTTTACCCGAAGATACTATTCAGGCGGCTATTGATATAGATGCCAGACATATTATTCCGGTACACGCTGCTAAATTTGCACTGGCACTTCATCCATGGAATGAGCCTTTGCAAAAAATAACCAGTTTAGGTAAAGAAAAAAGCTTAGACATCCTGACTCCGAAGATCGGAGAGGTTGTGGATCTGAATCGTAAAGATCAGCATTTTACAGTCTGGTGGGAAAGCTGA
- a CDS encoding helix-turn-helix domain-containing protein, with translation MESNESIQGFYERNAPGLGPLCLGANKMGHFNVFSRDHCLLLSPYSRRDYYKISLIIGKGKLHYADKWIYVDRPALLFSNPIVPYSWEADDDDQRGWFCLFTESFLQNGSRLGNLQDSPLFKIGGTPIFFLDENQQKILSDLYTKMMTEIESDYVHKYDMLRAYLHLMIHETMKMHPAETFELYQNASQRVASLFMELLERQFPIDSPEAFLKLKTPNDYAQSLSIHVNSLNRSVKEITGKTTSQQITMRVIQEANALLTHTDWNIAEIAYGLGFEEPAYFTNYFKKQTGIAPNTLRTNLV, from the coding sequence ATGGAATCCAATGAATCAATACAAGGTTTTTATGAACGAAATGCTCCCGGTTTGGGACCTTTATGCTTAGGCGCAAACAAAATGGGACACTTTAATGTGTTTTCTCGGGATCACTGTTTGCTGTTATCACCATACAGCAGGAGAGATTATTATAAAATTTCATTGATTATAGGAAAAGGAAAGCTTCATTATGCCGATAAATGGATCTATGTAGACCGTCCTGCATTGTTGTTTTCCAATCCTATTGTCCCTTATTCCTGGGAAGCCGATGATGACGATCAGAGAGGCTGGTTCTGTCTTTTTACAGAATCATTTTTACAGAATGGAAGCCGTTTAGGAAATCTTCAGGATTCACCATTGTTTAAAATTGGTGGGACTCCGATTTTCTTTTTGGATGAAAATCAACAGAAAATACTTTCAGATTTGTATACAAAGATGATGACTGAAATTGAGTCAGATTATGTTCACAAATATGATATGCTGAGAGCTTACCTTCACCTGATGATCCATGAAACAATGAAAATGCATCCGGCAGAAACGTTTGAGCTTTATCAGAACGCGTCCCAAAGAGTAGCATCCTTATTTATGGAGCTGCTGGAAAGACAGTTTCCTATTGACAGTCCTGAGGCTTTTTTGAAGCTAAAAACTCCCAATGATTATGCACAGAGCCTTTCCATTCATGTTAATTCTTTAAACCGTTCCGTAAAAGAAATTACAGGAAAAACTACTAGCCAGCAGATTACAATGAGAGTTATTCAGGAAGCCAATGCCCTGTTAACCCATACAGACTGGAATATTGCTGAAATTGCCTATGGACTAGGTTTTGAAGAACCTGCTTATTTTACTAATTATTTTAAAAAGCAGACGGGAATAGCTCCCAATACCCTAAGAACAAACCTTGTTTGA
- a CDS encoding aldo/keto reductase, which translates to MKFKKLGNTGEQLSAIGLGCMGMSFAYGPSDEQESISTLHRALDLGVNFWDTADMYANGENEKLISKVLVPNRDKIFIATKFGFRFKDGVASHSGAPGTYFDGSPEWIRQAVDLSLQRLKIDTIDLYYAHRVDPNVPIEETVGAMAELVKAGKVKYIGLSEASAESIRKANKIHPIAALQSEYSILTKDVENEILPTIRELGISLVPYSPLARGLFANINEVQNLGDDDFRKSLPRYQQEYLENNTKLANEINEFAASKGVKGTQLALAWVLNQGDDIIPIPGTKRIKYLEENVAAANIELSQSDLDTIDAILKKYPNVGERYNEGSMKLVNN; encoded by the coding sequence ATGAAATTTAAAAAATTAGGAAACACCGGTGAACAACTTTCTGCTATTGGATTAGGCTGCATGGGAATGAGCTTCGCTTATGGTCCGTCAGACGAACAGGAAAGTATCAGTACTTTGCACAGAGCATTAGATTTAGGCGTTAACTTCTGGGATACGGCGGATATGTATGCCAACGGAGAAAATGAAAAGTTAATTTCTAAAGTCTTAGTACCTAACAGGGATAAAATTTTCATTGCTACTAAATTCGGATTCAGATTTAAAGATGGAGTAGCTAGTCATAGTGGTGCCCCGGGAACTTATTTTGATGGCTCTCCGGAATGGATCAGACAAGCGGTAGATTTAAGCCTCCAAAGGTTAAAAATAGATACCATAGATCTGTATTATGCACACAGGGTAGACCCAAATGTCCCAATAGAAGAAACTGTGGGTGCTATGGCGGAGCTGGTTAAAGCGGGTAAAGTAAAATATATAGGACTTTCTGAAGCTTCAGCAGAATCTATCAGAAAAGCCAATAAAATTCACCCGATAGCTGCTTTACAGTCTGAATATTCTATCTTGACCAAAGATGTTGAGAATGAGATTCTGCCAACTATCAGAGAATTAGGGATTTCCTTGGTGCCCTATTCACCATTGGCAAGAGGTCTTTTCGCTAATATTAATGAAGTACAGAATCTTGGCGATGATGATTTCAGAAAATCATTACCCCGTTATCAGCAGGAATACCTGGAGAACAATACAAAATTAGCCAATGAAATCAATGAGTTTGCAGCTTCCAAAGGAGTAAAGGGAACTCAGCTGGCATTAGCATGGGTCTTGAATCAAGGAGATGATATTATCCCAATTCCGGGAACCAAACGTATCAAATATCTGGAAGAAAATGTTGCTGCAGCTAATATTGAGCTGTCTCAATCTGATTTGGATACCATTGATGCCATTCTGAAAAAATATCCGAATGTAGGAGAAAGATATAATGAAGGCTCAATGAAACTGGTTAACAACTAA